Genomic segment of Streptomyces longhuiensis:
CGGGGAACCAGGCCATGGACCCGGTGGGCTCGCCGAGCGCGAGGGCCCCGTCCTCCGTGGGGAGCCAGCCCTCCGCTGAGCCGTCCGGGTCGGTGATGGTCTCGGGCTTCCCGGAGTACCGCACGACCGTGCGGAACTCGGAGCCCTTCCGCAGCCATTCGGCCGGCCGGATCGTCAGCTCGTGCCCGGCCCGCTCGAACGTGGCCTTCTCCCCGTCGACGGTGACGCTCTCGACGGTCAGGCCCTTGAGGTCGAGGTTGAACGCGCTGAGGTCCTGGGTGGCCTTCGCGGTGATGTCGGCGGTGCCCGTCAGCCGGTGCCGGTCGGCGTCGAGGGTGAGGGTGTAGTGCGTGGCGTCGTAGCCGCCGTTGCCCAGCTTCGGAAAGTACGGGTCCCGCACGCCCGCGGCACCCGGCGTGCCGTGGTCACCGGCGGCGGAACAGGCGCCGAGGGCCAGGACGAGCGCGAGGACGGCGGAGGCGGATCGTGGGCTGTGGGGCACTTGACGATCGTAGGGGCGAACGCCGTGGAGGCGCCTCCCGGTCGGCGGGCGCCTCCACGTCGGTGGGGGGTCGCGACTAGCGGTTCAGCGCGGCGACACCGGCCTGCGCGAACTTCTCGTCCAGGTCTCCCGAGGGCGCACCCGCGACGCCGATGCCCGCGACCGGGGCGCCGTTCGCCGCGACGGGCGCGCCGCCCGCGAGGAACAGGGTGCCCGGGATGTCCTTCAGGTTCGGGGCCTGCTCGAGGCGCTTGGCGAGCTCGGACGTCGGCGCGTTCCAGGACACCGCGGTGTACGCCTTCTTCACGGCGGACTCGTACGACTGCGGGCCGGCGCCGTCGCCGCGGAGGGTGACGATCGTGTTGCCGTTGCGGTCGACGACGGCGACGGAGACGCGCTGGTTCTCCTTCTTCGCGGCGTCGAGGGCGGCCTGCGCGGCCTTCGTGGCGGCGGCCGTGGTCAGGTGCGTGGACTGGGTGAGGTTCCTGGCCGGGGCGTCCGCGGTCACGGCGGCGGGGGCGGCGGCCGGGGCGGACGCGCTGGCCGAGACCGCGCCGAAGGTACCGGCGACGACGCCGGCGAGGACGGCGCCACCGGTCAGGACACGGGCGCGCTTCGAGATCTTCTTCATGACGGGTGCTCCTTGGAGGCGGTCGGGTCGGTCAGAGGCGGTCGGTGAGTCGCTCTGGTATCGATCCTCAGGCCGGAAACCGGGCCGCACCGTCGACGTACCGGCTGCGACCGGAGCGCGGCTCGGCTGACGTCCGGGTCAGCCGATCGGTTGACCCGCGTACCGCCCGAGCAGGCCACAATGGGGGTGTTTGACCAGTTCAGCAGCGCGATCGCGGTGCGGTGGCCCAAGCTTCCGCAGCACCGAGGCGGAGCGGCGACGGAAGCGGAGAGGGGTACGGGCGTGGCACACGGGACGCGGGATCCGGACGCCCGCTGGCTGGCGGCGGTGATGCACACCGCGTTCTTCCTGCTGCTCGGCGGAGCCCTCGCCCGGTTCCTGCTGCGCCACCCCGGCGAGGCCCGCACCCCGTGGATCATCGCGCTGTCCGTGGTCCTGGCCGCCCTGTACGTGCTCGGCCCCGCGCTCGGCCCGGGCATCGGCACCCGCCCCACCCCGCGCCGCCTCACCTGGCTGGCCCTGGTCGTCGCCGTGTGGGTGGTCCTCGTCGTCCTCGCGCCGAGCTTCGCGTGGTGCGCGGTCCCGCTCTTCTACACGGGCCTGCGCACCCTGCCCGCCCGCGCCGCGCTCGTCCTGATCGGCGTACTCACGGTGTTCGTCGTCGGGGCGCAGCTGCGTCTCGCGGGGGATTTCGACCCGAACCTGCTGCTCGCGCCGCCGGCCGTCGCGGCCCTGGCGACCGCCGTCTTCGTCCACATGGAGCGTCAGGCGGAACGCCAGCGCGCCCTGATCGACGACCTGGTGCGCACCCGCAGGGAACTCGCCGCGACGGAGCGCCGCGAGGGGACGCTCGCCGAGCGCCAGCGCCTGTCGATGGAGATCCACGACACGCTCGCCCAGTCCCTGTCGAGCCAGCAGATGCTGCTCCAGGCGGCGGACCGGCTGTGGGACGCCGACCCCGAGCGGGCCCGCGCCCATGTGCGGACCGCGGAGTCGGTGACCGAGCGGGGCCTCGTGGAGGCACGCCGGTTCGTGCACGACCTGGCGCCGGCGGATCTCGCGGGCGGCGGCCTGGACGAGGCGCTGCGCACGCTGGCGGCGCGGGAGTCGGAGGCGGGGCTCGCGGTCCGCTTCCACGCGGAGGGCACCCCGGCCCCGCTGCCCGACCGGGTCGAGTCCGCGCTGCTGAGGATCGCGCAGGGCGCCCTGGCGAACGTACGGGAGCACGCGGACGCGACGGCCGCCGCGATCACGCTGACGCACCTCGGCGACCAGGTCGTCCTCGACATCGCGGACAACGGCCGCGGCTTCACACCCGAGCCCCCGCGGAAGTCGGGCGTGCGCGGGCACGGCCTTCCGGCGATCCGGGCGCGCACGCGGCAGCTGGGTGGCACCCTGACGATCGAGTCGGCGCCGGGCGAGGGCACGGTGCTGTCGGTGGCGATTCCGCTGGAGGCCTCATGAGTGACCCCGTACGGCTGCTGGTGTGCGACGACCACGTGGTGGTGCGCGCGGGACTGCTCGCCCTGCTCGGCAGCGCGCCCGGCATCGAGGTCGTGGGCGAGGCCGGCACGGGCGACGAGGCGGTGGCGCTCGCCGCGAAGCTGACGCCGGACGTCGTTCTCATGGACCTCCAGCTGGGCGAGGGCATCGACGGCGTGGAAGCGACGCGGCGCATCACGACCGCGCCGCCCGAGGGGGGCCCGCGCCCGCACGTCCTGGTCCTGACCACGTACGACACGGACGCCGACATCACCCGGGCCATCGAGGCGGGCGCCACGGGATACCTCCTCAAGGCGGAGCGTCCCGAGGAGCTGTTCGCCGCGATCCAGGCCGCCGCCGAGGGCCGTACGACGCTGTCCCCGCCGGTCGCGAGCCGCGTCATGGCGCGCATGCGCAGCCCGCGCCCGTCCCTCACGGACCGCGAGCGCGACATCCTCGGCCAGCTCGCCCAGGGCCTGGGCAACCGGGACATCGCCCGCGCGCTGTTCATCAGCGAGGCCACGGTGAAGACCCACCTGGGCCGGATCTACGACAAGCTCGGCGTGGACACCCGGGCGGGCGCGGTGGCGGTGGCGAAGGAGCAGCGGCTGCTGGGCTGAGCGCGTCCCGACCGCCGGGGCGCCTGTGCGGATGTGACGGCCGCGGCGACCCGTGACAGCCGTGCGCGCAGCCCCTCCCGCCCATGAACGGCACCCCGTCCCGGCCGTGACACCATCACTAACGTGCTCGACATCGGCTACGCCCTCTCCCGCCGCTTCCCCGACCCTCCGCAGACGGACTTCCGTCGCGCGGACGTCCACGCGCTGCGGCACGACCTGTTCGCCGGCGACGTCTACCTCGCCGACACCAAGGCCGACCGGGAGCTGTCCACAGCCTGGGGATGGGTTCCGGTGCTGGACTTCGCCTGGGCGCTGTGCGACATCGTCGAGCAGCTGGACCGTGACCCGCGCGGCAGCCGCGCGTCGAGGCCGCAGTACGCCGAGCTCGACTTCACCGAGTCGACGGACCGGATGCTCTTCGAGCGCCGCTTCGGGTGGGTCGACATCGAGGCCGACTGGATGGAGGCGGACGAGCCGCCCCTGACGTTCTCCCACACCGAGCTGCGCCGCGAGGCCCGCGACTTCCTGCACGACGTGATCGCCGACCTCACCGACATGCACGAGGACCTGGCGGACAACCCCGCGATCTGGGACCTCCAGGCCCGCTTCCCCCGCGTCCCGGACGAGCGCTAGCCCCCACCTCCGTCAGCCGCCCCTACTCCACCCGCACCCCGATCTGCGCCGCGAACGCCGGTGCCAGGTCGAAGAGCTGGGCCGGGCTGATCACGGCACCGGCCAGCCGGTCCACGCCGCGCGCGATCCCCAGCTCGGCCACGCCCCGCAGATCCACGTCCGCCATCACGGCGCCCGTGAAGTCCGCACCCCGCACCACGCAGCCCGGGAACTCCACCCGGTCCAGGCGCGCGCCCCCGAAGTCCGGCTCCACCAGCACGCATCCGTCGAAGACGACGTCCTTCAGGCGCGCCTTGCGCAGGTTCAGGTACTCGATCTTCCCGCCGCGCACCACGACCCGCTCCAGCGCGCTCCCGTGCAGCTGGACCCCGCCGAGCCGGGCGTCGGCCACCTCGACGTCCCGCAGGGTCGCCTCCGCGAGGTCCGTGCCCACACCCCGTATCCCCGTCAGCGTGGAATCGAGGATCCGGGCGCGGGTCAGCCGCGTCTCGTCGAGCCCGCACCCTTCGAGCGCGCAGTCCATGAAGCGGGCGCCCCCGCCGTCCTGCCCGGTGAAGTCGGCCGCCGTGAACTCCACCCCGTCGTAGTCCCCGTCCGGCTCGAGCTCGCCGCCGGTCCAGGGCGCCAGCGGGGGCAGCCGCACCTCGGGCCGCCGCGCCTTCTTCACCGCCGCCGGTTTCGCCGACGCCGCCTTCGCCGGCCTCACCACTCGTTTCTCCGCCATGCCCCCATGCTGCCCGCCGCCACTGACAATCGGTGACCGCCGCCGCTCCCCCGCCCATGTCACATTCCGCCGCGCACAGCCGTCGTAAGTCGTAAAGGCACAGGCACAGGCACAGGCACGGACACAGGCACAGCACCCAACCCGAAGGGGAACAGCGGCATGGCAACGACCACCCCCGACCTCACCGTCATCGGCGGCGGATTCGCCGGCCTCACCGCGGCCGTCACCGCCGCCGAGGCCGGAGCGCGCGTCACGCTGTACGAGTCGCACCACACCCTCGGCGGCCGCGCCCGCACCGCCGAAGGCCCGTACCGCACGCACGACGGACCGCACGCCCTCTACAGCGGAGGCCCGCACTGGACCTGGCTGAAGCAGCGCGACCTGCTCGGCCCGCTCGCCCCGATCCCGCCCCTCGAGGGCTCCCGCCTGCGCTTCCACCACCGCGGAGCCCTGCGCCGCACCCCTCCGCTGGCCCTTCTGCGCCTCCTTCGCCACCGGGCCGAACACGCGCCCGTGGACGTGGACTTCATGACGTGGGCGACGCGCCACGTCGGCGAGGAGGGGGCCCGCGCGGCCGCGCACTACTCGTCCGTGGCGCTCTTCCACCACGACCCGGGCGCCCTCTCCGCGGCCTTCGTCCAGCAGCGCCTGCGCCGCGCCGCGAAGGTGCCGCCGGAGGCGCACTATCCGCGCGGCGGCTGGGCGTCCGTGATCGACCGGATGGCGGCCCGGGCCTGGAATCTGGGCGTGCGCGTGGAGACGCTGTCCCGCGTCGACTCCGTGCCCACGGGCGGCGGGCCGGTGATCGTGGCGACGTCCCTCGACTCGGCGCGCCGCCTCCTCGGGGACTCGTCGCTGACGTGGAACAGCGGCCGTACGACGCTGATCGACCTGGCCGTGCGCACCCGCCGCGGCGACGCCTTCATCGTGTCCGGGCTCGACTTCCCGGCCTGGCTGGAGCGGTTCACGGCCCAGGACCGGGGTCTGGCGCCGCACGGGCAGCAGCTCGTCCAGGGCCACATCCCCGTGGCGCCGCACGAGTCGAAGGCCGACGGCACGGCACGCGCCGAACGCCTCCTGGACCTGGGATTTCCCGGCTGGCGCGACCGCGTGACCTGGCGCAGGGACGCGCTCGCGAACGGGCGTACGGGGGCGGTCGATCTGCCCGGCACGACCTGGCGGGACCGGCCCGCGATCGACCGCGGGGACGGCGTGTATCTGGTGGGCGACCAGGTCGCGGCGCCCGGCGTGCTCTCCGAGGTGTCGTTCAACAGCGCCGTCGAGGCGACCACGCTGGCCCTCACCGCGTCCCGCCCGGGGCTCCGCGCGGCCTGACGCCCACTCTTGACCTCAAGTCCACTTCAGGTTGAAAGGTGGTGGGCGCACCTGAGCCGTCAAGAGACCGCACACCCAAAGGAGCCCGCCATGCACGCCGTACGACTGCACGCCTTCGGACCCGCCGAGAACCTCCTCTACGAGAAGACCGGCGACCCCCTGCCGGGCCCCGGCCAGGTCCGGATCGCCGTGGCCGCGGCCGGCGTGCACCTCCTGGACACCGCCCTGCGCGAGGGCATGAAGGGCCCCGCACCCGAGCCGCCCGCGCTGCCCACCGTCCCCGGCCGCGAGGTCGCCGGCACCGTCGAATCGCTCGGCGAGGGCACCGACGCGTCCTGGCTCGGCAAGCGCGTCGTCGGCCACCTCGGGTTCGCCCCCGGAGGCTACGCCGAGCTCACCGTGATCGACGCGGCCCGTCTGCACGAACTCCCGCCCGGCCTGGACTTCGCCGAGGCCGTCGCCCTGATCGGCACGGGCCGTACGGCGATGGGGATCCTGCAGTTCGCCCCGCTCGGCCCCGCGTCGGTGGCCGTGATCCCGGCCGCGGCGGGAGGCATCGGCACCCTGCTCGTCCAGTACGCGAAGCACGCGGGCGCCACCGTCGTCGGCCTCGCGGGCGGCCCCGAGAAGGTGGCCCGCGTCCGCGCGAACGGCGCCGACCTGGCCGTCGACTACACCGCGCCCGACTGGCCCGAGCAGGTCCGCCGGTTCCTCGGCGGCCGCCAGGCGACCGTCGTCTTCGACGGGGTGGGCGGCGACGCGGGCCTGGCCGCCGTCGACCTGCTCGGCCCCGGCGGCGTCCACGTCGTCTTCGGCTGGTCCGGCAAGGGCCTGCACGACGGCGAGCCCCTCACCTTCTCCGCGGACGAACTCACCCGGCGCGGCATCACCCAGGAACAGGTGCTCGGCCC
This window contains:
- a CDS encoding sensor histidine kinase, which gives rise to MHTAFFLLLGGALARFLLRHPGEARTPWIIALSVVLAALYVLGPALGPGIGTRPTPRRLTWLALVVAVWVVLVVLAPSFAWCAVPLFYTGLRTLPARAALVLIGVLTVFVVGAQLRLAGDFDPNLLLAPPAVAALATAVFVHMERQAERQRALIDDLVRTRRELAATERREGTLAERQRLSMEIHDTLAQSLSSQQMLLQAADRLWDADPERARAHVRTAESVTERGLVEARRFVHDLAPADLAGGGLDEALRTLAARESEAGLAVRFHAEGTPAPLPDRVESALLRIAQGALANVREHADATAAAITLTHLGDQVVLDIADNGRGFTPEPPRKSGVRGHGLPAIRARTRQLGGTLTIESAPGEGTVLSVAIPLEAS
- a CDS encoding GlcG/HbpS family heme-binding protein: MKKISKRARVLTGGAVLAGVVAGTFGAVSASASAPAAAPAAVTADAPARNLTQSTHLTTAAATKAAQAALDAAKKENQRVSVAVVDRNGNTIVTLRGDGAGPQSYESAVKKAYTAVSWNAPTSELAKRLEQAPNLKDIPGTLFLAGGAPVAANGAPVAGIGVAGAPSGDLDEKFAQAGVAALNR
- a CDS encoding FAD-dependent oxidoreductase: MATTTPDLTVIGGGFAGLTAAVTAAEAGARVTLYESHHTLGGRARTAEGPYRTHDGPHALYSGGPHWTWLKQRDLLGPLAPIPPLEGSRLRFHHRGALRRTPPLALLRLLRHRAEHAPVDVDFMTWATRHVGEEGARAAAHYSSVALFHHDPGALSAAFVQQRLRRAAKVPPEAHYPRGGWASVIDRMAARAWNLGVRVETLSRVDSVPTGGGPVIVATSLDSARRLLGDSSLTWNSGRTTLIDLAVRTRRGDAFIVSGLDFPAWLERFTAQDRGLAPHGQQLVQGHIPVAPHESKADGTARAERLLDLGFPGWRDRVTWRRDALANGRTGAVDLPGTTWRDRPAIDRGDGVYLVGDQVAAPGVLSEVSFNSAVEATTLALTASRPGLRAA
- a CDS encoding pentapeptide repeat-containing protein, whose product is MAEKRVVRPAKAASAKPAAVKKARRPEVRLPPLAPWTGGELEPDGDYDGVEFTAADFTGQDGGGARFMDCALEGCGLDETRLTRARILDSTLTGIRGVGTDLAEATLRDVEVADARLGGVQLHGSALERVVVRGGKIEYLNLRKARLKDVVFDGCVLVEPDFGGARLDRVEFPGCVVRGADFTGAVMADVDLRGVAELGIARGVDRLAGAVISPAQLFDLAPAFAAQIGVRVE
- a CDS encoding response regulator, producing the protein MSDPVRLLVCDDHVVVRAGLLALLGSAPGIEVVGEAGTGDEAVALAAKLTPDVVLMDLQLGEGIDGVEATRRITTAPPEGGPRPHVLVLTTYDTDADITRAIEAGATGYLLKAERPEELFAAIQAAAEGRTTLSPPVASRVMARMRSPRPSLTDRERDILGQLAQGLGNRDIARALFISEATVKTHLGRIYDKLGVDTRAGAVAVAKEQRLLG
- a CDS encoding zinc-binding dehydrogenase; this encodes MHAVRLHAFGPAENLLYEKTGDPLPGPGQVRIAVAAAGVHLLDTALREGMKGPAPEPPALPTVPGREVAGTVESLGEGTDASWLGKRVVGHLGFAPGGYAELTVIDAARLHELPPGLDFAEAVALIGTGRTAMGILQFAPLGPASVAVIPAAAGGIGTLLVQYAKHAGATVVGLAGGPEKVARVRANGADLAVDYTAPDWPEQVRRFLGGRQATVVFDGVGGDAGLAAVDLLGPGGVHVVFGWSGKGLHDGEPLTFSADELTRRGITQEQVLGPPMMRRAGGDNPVRTLELAALGEAEAGRLRPAVTRFPLAEAAAAHRALENRGTIGKVVLIP